The genomic DNA CGCCGAGACGACGCTGGACGGTGCTGTCGCCGCATACGCTGCCGCCGTTGCAGCCGACGAAACCCCGGGACAGTATCCCGTCGTACTCGGCGTCGTTACCCAGCGGGCCGGGCTCGGCCGCCGGGAGGCCTGTCTGGTCGGTGCCTACTCGGTGGTGACAGAGCTGCTTGGGGCGGCCCAGCGGCTCGGCCGGTTCGGACATACCGACATTCAATCGCAGCTCGCCGAGCTGCTGCCGGTTATCGAGGAGGTCTGCGACGAGTACGTCGACGCCGAGCTCTCGTCGCTTTCGTCCTTTGCGCCGCTCGCAGAGACGATGGGCATGGCCCACGAGCGGGCCGACCGGCGGCTCTTTATGAGCTAGCTCAGTCGATATCGGCGTACTCTGTGAGCCGCTCGAAGGCCGCAGCTTCTCGGTCGCCGCCGCAGCGGTCGACCACCGATTCGAAGTAGTCGATGCGCGAGCGGAGCGTCTCCGTGTCGTAGCCCGGGACATCGAGCCGCGAGGCCGCGACGGTCGCCTCGATGACGGCGTAGTAGCCGCGGTTCGTCGTCGGAACGACCTCCCGTTCGACGCGGGCCTCGACCGGCGTGAGCGCCCACTCGACCCACTGGGTGTCGCCCTCCTCGCCGTCGTCGAGCCGTTCGACGTCAACAGTGGCCCACGCGTCGGCGCTGTCGAGCACCGGGTCTGCTTCCTCCCGTACCGAGCAAGCGGCGTCAACGAAGTCCACCGGGTCGTGAGTGAACTGAACGTAGCCACCGCCCCGCTCGCTGAAATTCCGCCATGTTCGGGTTCGACCCCACGTCCGGGCGGTCACCGGCTCGCCGGCAAAAAGCCCCAGTGCCGCGACGTTCCAGCGGCCGTTGGGCCCCCTTGTCGTCACGACCGATTCTGTGACCCCGGAGAGGTCGACGGGCCAGTCTGCCGGCACGCTCAGACCTCCAGTCCCCGCTGCAAAGCGATGAACAGCGCCGCAGCGGTGATGTCGGCTGTCGTCCCCGGGTTGATATCGCGGTCGACGAACTCGGCAGCGAGGTCGTCGGCGTCCTCACGGCCCTCCAATACCGCCTGTGCTCGCGCTGTTGCTTCCTCGGCTGCCGCCCGCCCGTTGCGCGTGACGACGAAGGTATCCGGCTCGTCGGCCAGCAGCCGCAGGAACGTCCGTGAGGCGCGCTGATATATCGGCCCGTCGTCGTCGCTGAGCCACGAGGCGGCCGTGAAACTGCGCTCGAAACCGCCGGTCAACTCGGCGGCGACGCCGTCGCGGTCGGCCGACAACGCCATCACATCCGCGAGCGTCAGCGCCCGCTCTCTGAGCTCCGGGGCCGCATCGCCGCCGCGGCGGACATCGAGCGCGTCCGCGTCCGCCGGCGGGTCGTCGACGGCAACGTCGACGTGCTCGAAGGCGCGATAGAACCCGCAGGCGTCCTCGACGGTCGTCGATTCGACGACGGTCCTCGTCCCCGCCGGCGTGAGCCGGCTGGTTGCGGCAGCACGGACAAGCGGCACCAACAACAGCAGCGCTCCGAACTGCGTGTTGCCGGCGGACTGTTCGGCCATGCCGGCGACCGCTCGCTCGAAGCACTCGCCGACGCCGGGAGTGGTGTCGGCGGCCGCCGCGAGGCCGCCCATCGCCCCGACCGCGCCCGCCATGAAGTGTTCGAGCCGGAGGTCGTCGTAGTCGCGGCGGCGGTCGACGTTGCCCGGCTTCGGCGTGCCGGCCACCTCAAGCAACAGTGCGAGTTGTGCGTTCTGTGCCGGGCCGCGCCGCGGGGCGGCCGGCCGGCTGTCGGTCGATTCCTCAGCCATCGGCCGACACCTCCGTCTGTCGCTGGCTGTCGAACCACTCGTCGACGGCCCGCCGAACCCGAGCCAGCAGCGCCGGGTCATCGGACGGGCGGCCAACCGACACCGCGTCAGCGCCGTAGTCGAGATACTCCCGTGTCGTTTTCCGGTCCCGAACGCCGTTGTTGGCAACGACGAAGGCGTTGGGGGCGGCTTCGGTAACCGCGCCGACGACGTGTTCGCTGTCCATCGCATCGACGTGGAGGACGGACGCGCCGGCGGCCGAAAGCGCCGCTGCAAGCGCCGGCAGGTCGACCCCGTCGACCTCTGTTCTGACCTTGACGCTCACCGTCGCGCCGGTGTCGGCGGCCGCCCGGACCTGCTCGCAGAGCCGGTCGTCGTCTTTGAGCAGCGACTCGCCGGCCCCGGCGGCGCACATCTCGGACTGCCGGCAGTGGGCGTTGAGTTCGACTATCGCGTCCCGGTCGGCACAGACTGCCGCGGCTTCGACGATGGGGTCGACGGTCGCACTCCGGACGTTGAACGCCGGCCGGACGGGAGTTCCGGCAAGCGCCGCGAGCTGTTTGTCGATGAAGGCGATGGGGTCGTCGGGCAGGAACTCCGTTCGGTCGCGTTCAGCGAGCGCCGCCGCGGCGCGGCGCGTCTCGGCGTCGATAGCCAGCCCACCGAGAAACGCACAGCCGACGTGCGGGGCGGCCGCGGCCGCCCAGTCGGCATCCGACTCGCCCGACAGCGATGCGACGGCGAGCCGTGGCGCAAACATTCAGGCCACCTCCACGCCGAGGCGGTCGAAGGCCTCGCGGACGGCCCGGCAGACGCGCTCGCCGTCGGCCGGGCTGCCGAGTTCGGTATCGGTGCGGACTGTCGGCCGCTCCAGCGGCGTTTCGTCGGCCTCGTCGACCACGAAGGCGTCGGCAAAGGGGTAGGCCTCCGCGACGCCGGCCGTCGACGGCGCATACCCGTCCGCGGCCATCAGGTCGTCGGCCGGCCCGGAGAAAACCCGGTCCTCGACGAACGGCGAGACGGCGACAACGGGTGTTTCGGCGAGGGCTTTGCGGATGCCATCGAGAGCCACCATCGGGCCGATGCTGGTAATCGGATTCGACGGTCCGATGACGACTGGGTCGGCAAGCGCCTCGCGGACCTCCGGCGTCGGCTCGGCCGCGTCGGCACCGCGGAATTCGACGCCGTTGATTGTCGGCTCGGCCCGTCGATGGACCCAAAACTCCTGAAAGT from Natronomonas pharaonis DSM 2160 includes the following:
- a CDS encoding triphosphoribosyl-dephospho-CoA synthase, producing MAEESTDSRPAAPRRGPAQNAQLALLLEVAGTPKPGNVDRRRDYDDLRLEHFMAGAVGAMGGLAAAADTTPGVGECFERAVAGMAEQSAGNTQFGALLLLVPLVRAAATSRLTPAGTRTVVESTTVEDACGFYRAFEHVDVAVDDPPADADALDVRRGGDAAPELRERALTLADVMALSADRDGVAAELTGGFERSFTAASWLSDDDGPIYQRASRTFLRLLADEPDTFVVTRNGRAAAEEATARAQAVLEGREDADDLAAEFVDRDINPGTTADITAAALFIALQRGLEV
- a CDS encoding urease accessory protein UreF gives rise to the protein MSETSFLTALRLADSFLPVGTYTASYGIEQYVNEGDIETAAELGDLVEAYLRRIVGPAETVALAAAHRAAAADDEAGIRAADERLHAATLPAEFRDSATKAGTKLLELLASTDEGLFAETTLDGAVAAYAAAVAADETPGQYPVVLGVVTQRAGLGRREACLVGAYSVVTELLGAAQRLGRFGHTDIQSQLAELLPVIEEVCDEYVDAELSSLSSFAPLAETMGMAHERADRRLFMS
- a CDS encoding DUF447 domain-containing protein, producing MPADWPVDLSGVTESVVTTRGPNGRWNVAALGLFAGEPVTARTWGRTRTWRNFSERGGGYVQFTHDPVDFVDAACSVREEADPVLDSADAWATVDVERLDDGEEGDTQWVEWALTPVEARVEREVVPTTNRGYYAVIEATVAASRLDVPGYDTETLRSRIDYFESVVDRCGGDREAAAFERLTEYADID
- a CDS encoding tRNA-dihydrouridine synthase → MFAPRLAVASLSGESDADWAAAAAPHVGCAFLGGLAIDAETRRAAAALAERDRTEFLPDDPIAFIDKQLAALAGTPVRPAFNVRSATVDPIVEAAAVCADRDAIVELNAHCRQSEMCAAGAGESLLKDDDRLCEQVRAAADTGATVSVKVRTEVDGVDLPALAAALSAAGASVLHVDAMDSEHVVGAVTEAAPNAFVVANNGVRDRKTTREYLDYGADAVSVGRPSDDPALLARVRRAVDEWFDSQRQTEVSADG